The genomic stretch ACCGGTGCCAAGGCGATCAGCAACAGGACCAGCGCCAGGTTTGGCCGCCAGTATTGGTCTGTGGGGTATTTGAACCCATAGAGCAGTTGATTCCAGCGCTCAGTCAGGACCGAGAAACAGGCGCCTGATTTACCATCCAGAATCTCGCGACACTCAGCCAGCGAAGAGGTGGTCCAGATTCCGTTCAGCATCCAGGGTAGGGTATTGCTGAGCAGGGAATAGAGCAGGGCAAGGGAAAGAAGCGTCAATATACTGTTGGGAATGTTTGAGAACAGGTTCTCGCGCACCCACTTATAGGCACCAGTATCACGCGCAGGCGGCGGCGATTCTGGTATGACGCTTGTGGCGACAAAGGCAATCGGATTGTTTTGTTTATCGCTCATGGCTCAGCGCTCCTTCAGCTTAACGGAGGCGTTGTAGACATTCATCACCATAGAAATCATCAAGGATGCGGTGAGATAGAACAGCATCAGCAACAGCACGCATTCAATCGCGCGCCCGGTCTGGTTCAGGGTAACCCCGCCCAGTGTTGCGGTGATATCCGCATAGCCCACGGCGATCGCCAGCGAAGAGTTTTTGGTGATGTTGAGAAAGTTGGAGATCAGCGGCGGGATAATCACCCGCAAAGCCTGGGGCAGAACCACCAGGTTCATGATCCGGCCAGGACGCATACCCAGGGCCGCAGCCGCTTCGGTCTGGCCTTTTGAGATCGCCTGGATGCCAGCACGGACGTTTTCCGCGATAAAGGCACCGGTATAGATCGACAGCGCGAACCACAATGCGATCAGCGGGCCACCAATTTTGATACCGCCCTTAAAGTTAAAGCCCTTCAGCTCTGGCACTTCCCAGGTCAGTCCCATCACAAGCATCAGCAGGGCAAAGGGAACAATCCAAACCGCCAAGTTGACAAAGAGGGTGTTGGGACGAATGCCCGTTGCTTCCTGCTTTTGGGTTGCACTGGCGTTCACCATGCGCATCACAAAAAACGATCCTACCAGAACCGCGAGAACCAATAGCCAGTTCAGGGCAGCGGAGGCAAACAGCCCGCTCTCGAACAATGGCATCGGGGTGTAGACGCCGCGGTTGGTAAAGGCAAAGAGGTCAAACACCATGCTGGAAGATGGGTCTGCACCACGGAAATCGCGTGGACCCGGCATAACGGCCGTCATGATGGTGAAAATGATGATGATCCAGATCAGCACCGGAATGTTGCGAAAGATCTCAACATAGACGGCCATCAGTTTTGACACCAACCAGTTGTTCGACAAACGCAAAACACCGGCAATGACGCCAAAAAATGTCGCCGTGATACAGGCTAAGAAGGCCACCAAAAGCGTATTGAGAATACCCACAACAGCGGCGCTGGCATGGCTGGACTGGCTGTCATATTCGATAAGACGTTGAGCGATGTCATAGCCAGACCGATCGCCCAGAAAACTGTAGGAAATGTTCAGGCCAGCTGCGCGCAGGTTCTGAATGAGGTTATTGCCCAGGTACCATATGGCCAAGGCCAGGACCAAGGCGGCTATCGCCTGGAAGGTCAATGATCGATAGCGGGTATCGTTGACCAGCATGGAGAGCCGGAACTGCTCCTGCGGTGGGTCAGTGAGAGTTGACATGAAAGTGATCCCCGTAGCTCATAGATCTACCGTTCGGCGGGGTTGGCTCCCCGCTCGTGTCAGATCTAAAGCGTTTTTTGGTTGGATAGTGTCAGAAGGAAAAAGGGCGCAGGATGTCCTGCGCCCCTTCCTAAATGGATCTTAGCGGAAAGGA from Phaeobacter sp. G2 encodes the following:
- a CDS encoding ABC transporter permease subunit (The N-terminal region of this protein, as described by TIGR01726, is a three transmembrane segment that identifies a subfamily of ABC transporter permease subunits, which specificities that include histidine, arginine, glutamine, glutamate, L-cystine (sic), the opines (in Agrobacterium) octopine and nopaline, etc.), with amino-acid sequence MSTLTDPPQEQFRLSMLVNDTRYRSLTFQAIAALVLALAIWYLGNNLIQNLRAAGLNISYSFLGDRSGYDIAQRLIEYDSQSSHASAAVVGILNTLLVAFLACITATFFGVIAGVLRLSNNWLVSKLMAVYVEIFRNIPVLIWIIIIFTIMTAVMPGPRDFRGADPSSSMVFDLFAFTNRGVYTPMPLFESGLFASAALNWLLVLAVLVGSFFVMRMVNASATQKQEATGIRPNTLFVNLAVWIVPFALLMLVMGLTWEVPELKGFNFKGGIKIGGPLIALWFALSIYTGAFIAENVRAGIQAISKGQTEAAAALGMRPGRIMNLVVLPQALRVIIPPLISNFLNITKNSSLAIAVGYADITATLGGVTLNQTGRAIECVLLLMLFYLTASLMISMVMNVYNASVKLKER